The Archangium primigenium genomic interval GAACGGCGGTTCATTTCCGACCCTTCTTCGCCTTGTCCAGCTCCGCGAGCCGGCTCTTGGCCGTCTTGGCCGCGTCGGACTTGGGGTAGCCCTTGACGAGCTCCTCGAGCGCCAGCCGCGACTCCTCCTGCATCTTGAGTTTCTTGAAACACTCCGAGGAGCGCAAGTAGGCGTTCGGCGTGGACTCCGACTTGGGGTACTCCTGCAGGAGCTTGCCGTACTCGAACAGGGCCTCGCGGCACTTGTCCTCGGCGAAGTAGCTCTCGCCCAGCCCGAAGTGGGCGTCCGCCGTGAGGGCGTCCTTGGGCCACTTCTTGATGAACTCGTTGTAGAGCTGGCGGGCCACGGGCACCTCGCCCCCCTTGGCCTTGGACTGGGCCAGGGCGAGGAACTCCTTCTTGTCCGTGGGGCGCTTGAGCTCCTCGGCCTTCTTGCGGGCCTCGGCTTCCTTCTGGGCCTCCTCACCCTTGAGCGCCAGGAAGCGCTGATTGGTGTCATCGCTGGTGCGGCTGAGCGCCGACTCCAGCTCGCCAATCTTGTAGACGTACGTCTCCACCTGGCCGCGCAGCTGGGCCAGGTCCTCCACCGTCTTCTGCAGCTGGATGCCGATGTCCGCGCCCGAGCGGCGCGACGCCGTGTCCAGGCCCTGCAGGGCCTTGGAGACCTCGGCGATCTTCTCGTCGATGCGCGGCAGCGTGGCGTCGAGCTCCGCGCGCGTGCGCTTGAGCTCCTCCTGGACCTGGGCCTGGGCGGTGTCGAGCCGGTCGAGCCGGGACTCCAGGGCCTTGCCCCGATTGGCGGGATAGAAGCACCCGGAGAGGGCGAGCGGCAGGACGAGGAGGGCGAGCCTTCGCATAGGGGGCACATCCTAAGGGCAAAGCCCCTGGGATGCGTGGGCTTTCACCCCGGCCGAGGGCCGCCCGCTCGCTCCAGGCGCTCGATGGCCCGGGCACACGCCACCTGGAGCCGGGCGTTGTTGAGGAAGAAGGGCGTGGAGCGGGCCCTTCCCTCCTCCAGCGAGCGCAGCGCGCGGCGGTATTCACTCAGCGCATCACCCGGAGCGTTGCGCTGCTCGCACACCATGGCGAGCAGGTAGCGGGCCGCGGCGAGATCCGGATCCAACCGCAGGCAGCGCCGCAGCGTCTCCTCGGTCTGGGGGCCCGGCTGGGTGTGCGAGGTGGCCCAGCCGAGCACCTGGCTGAAGAGCGAGTCCGCCTCCTCGTAGGCCAGGGTGGTGGGCGGAGGAGGCGGCGGCGGAGGCGCCACGTCCAGCGGAGCCCCGGGCGTGCCCACCGCCGCGAACCGGCCCGAGCCCACCGTCGCGAACCGGCCCGAGCCCGAACCCACCGTCGCGAACCGGCCCGAGCCCGAGGACGGAGGCACGGGGGGCGCGGGGGGCTCCGGCGGCGCGCGGCCGTAGAAGAAGGCCTCGTCGAAGCGCAGGGTGCGCAGGCCGGGCGGCGTGTTCAGCAGGGGCTCGGTGGAGGAGAGCACCAGGAGCCCCTCGGGCGCGAGCCGCTCGCCGAAGGAGGACACCACGCGGGTGAAGGACTCGGGGCTGAAGTAGATGAGGACGTTGCGGCAGACGATGATGTCGAAGCCCCGGCGCTCCACGGGCGAGGGGTACACCGAGTCCATCAGGTTGTGGCACAGGAAGCTGCCGCGCTCCTTGAGCGCGGGCACCAGGCCGTGACGGCCCGGCCCCACGGACACGAACCAGCGCTCGCGCAGCGCGGGGGGCACCCGCTGCAGTTGCTCGGCGCTGAACCACCCCTCGCGGGCGCGCTGGATGGCCGTCTCGGAGATGTCCGTGCCCAGCACCGTGCTGGCGGGATCCGCGCCCACCTCGGCCAGCAGCACGAGCAGCGTGGCCACCTCCTCGCCCGTGGCGCAGCCCGCGCTCCACACCCGCAGGGGCCGCCGCTCGCGCGCCACCAGGGGCGCCAGCACGTGCGCGCGCAGCGCCTCCAGTTGGGCCTCGTCCCGGAACAGCTCCGTCTTCTGCACGGTGATGGCGTCGATGAGCTCGGCCAGCTCCGCGGAGCCCTCTGGGGACTGCAGGTGCAGCAGCCGCTGGACGCTCGAGCCCCCCCACCCCGCGAGCTTCTCGTCCAGCCGGCGGCACTGCAGGTCGCTCAAGGCCATGCCCGTGCGACGCGCCACGAGCGCGTGGACGGGGTGGAAGCGGGCCGGATAGGAGGGCGGCACCGCGGTTCAGCGCCCCACGGCCAGGGATTCGCCGCGCACCAGGCGCATCAGCGTGCCCGCCACGTCGTCGCCATGGACGAGGTGGTCCACCGCCTTGCGCCCCACCGCGGCGCCCGGCATGCCGAACACCACGCACGACTCCTCGTTCTGCGCGAGCGTCAGGCCCCCGCCCTGCTTGATGGCGAGCAGGCCCTCCGCGCCATCCTCGCCCATGCCGGTGAGGATGAGCCCGAGGGCGCGCCGCCCGTAGGCCTTGGCCGCGCTCTCCAGCAGCACCGTGCCCGAGGGCATGTGCCCGTCGCGCTCCACGCCCGGCTTGAGCGCCACGCGGCCCCGGAACGGAATGGCCATGTGCTGGCCGGGCGGCGCGATGAGCACGTTGCCGGGCAGGAGCTGCTCGCCATCCTGCGCCAGCCGCACCTTGAGCTTCGAGGAGTTGGCGAGCCAGCCCGCGAGCGACTCGGCGAAGGCGGCGTTGATGTGCTGCACGATGACGATGGGCGTGGGGAAGTCCGCGGGCAGCTCGGACAACATCCGGAAGAGCACCTGCGGGCCGCCCGTGGAGCTGGCCACCGCCAGCACGCCATAGGGCATGCCCACGGGCGCGGGCGTGGTGCCCCCACCGGGCAGGGGCGGCCGACGCTTGCTGTGGATGTGGCGGATGACGCGCACCGAGGACAAGAGCTTCACCTCGCGCGACAGGTTCCACGCCTCCAGCCCCGCGTCGATGGACGGCTTGATCTGCAGCGCCAGGGCGCCGATCTCCAGCGCCCGGCACGT includes:
- the cheB gene encoding chemotaxis-specific protein-glutamate methyltransferase CheB → MGKKVSVLVVDDSHICRQLICEALSRDPDLEVVGTCTNGKEALDAARELRPQVITMDVEMPVMDGLTAVEHIMAEVPTPILMLTADPRQQAPELTCRALEIGALALQIKPSIDAGLEAWNLSREVKLLSSVRVIRHIHSKRRPPLPGGGTTPAPVGMPYGVLAVASSTGGPQVLFRMLSELPADFPTPIVIVQHINAAFAESLAGWLANSSKLKVRLAQDGEQLLPGNVLIAPPGQHMAIPFRGRVALKPGVERDGHMPSGTVLLESAAKAYGRRALGLILTGMGEDGAEGLLAIKQGGGLTLAQNEESCVVFGMPGAAVGRKAVDHLVHGDDVAGTLMRLVRGESLAVGR
- a CDS encoding tetratricopeptide repeat protein, with translation MRRLALLVLPLALSGCFYPANRGKALESRLDRLDTAQAQVQEELKRTRAELDATLPRIDEKIAEVSKALQGLDTASRRSGADIGIQLQKTVEDLAQLRGQVETYVYKIGELESALSRTSDDTNQRFLALKGEEAQKEAEARKKAEELKRPTDKKEFLALAQSKAKGGEVPVARQLYNEFIKKWPKDALTADAHFGLGESYFAEDKCREALFEYGKLLQEYPKSESTPNAYLRSSECFKKLKMQEESRLALEELVKGYPKSDAAKTAKSRLAELDKAKKGRK
- a CDS encoding CheR family methyltransferase, which translates into the protein MPPSYPARFHPVHALVARRTGMALSDLQCRRLDEKLAGWGGSSVQRLLHLQSPEGSAELAELIDAITVQKTELFRDEAQLEALRAHVLAPLVARERRPLRVWSAGCATGEEVATLLVLLAEVGADPASTVLGTDISETAIQRAREGWFSAEQLQRVPPALRERWFVSVGPGRHGLVPALKERGSFLCHNLMDSVYPSPVERRGFDIIVCRNVLIYFSPESFTRVVSSFGERLAPEGLLVLSSTEPLLNTPPGLRTLRFDEAFFYGRAPPEPPAPPVPPSSGSGRFATVGSGSGRFATVGSGRFAAVGTPGAPLDVAPPPPPPPPTTLAYEEADSLFSQVLGWATSHTQPGPQTEETLRRCLRLDPDLAAARYLLAMVCEQRNAPGDALSEYRRALRSLEEGRARSTPFFLNNARLQVACARAIERLERAGGPRPG